From the genome of Alicyclobacillus sp. SO9:
CAGTTTGCGGGGAAGCAAAATGGAAGATGTGATTTTTGCAGGCAGTGAAACCCGGCGTTCCATTAATTTCTGTGAAGTTTCCCTAACCCTCGATAACACGGACAGGTATCTTCCTGTCGTATATGACGAAGTGAACATTACGCGTCGTGTATACCGCAGCGGTGAGAGTGAATACAGGCTGAACAAGCAAGCGTGCAGACTGAAGGACATTACCGAACTATTTATGGACTCCGGACTTGGCCGTGAGTCCTATTCCATTATTGGACAAGGACGCATTGAAGAAATGCTCTCTACTCGTCCTGAAGACCGCCGCGGTCCGTTTGAGGATGCCGCCGGGATTGTGAAATTTAAGTTCCGAAAGCGGGAAGCCACGCGCAGGCTGGAGGAAACAGCCAACAACATTTTGCGTGTTGACGACATTGTATCAGAACTGGAGCGACAAGCGGGACCTCTCGAACAGCAAGCCGAAAGAGCCAAAACCTACAAGAAACTCCACGGCGAGTTGACGAGTCTGGATATATCGCTGCTGGTTCACGATATTGAACAGTTAAAGATACGGTGGAAACAAACCGCTGAGGATATTGCCGAGTGGAAAAGACGTCGAGAAGAAGCAGCGAAGCACTTGGCAGAACTGGAACACAGTGCATCTGTGTCAAGACAAGAACTGGACTTCAATCTGCAAGCAGCGGAATCCTTACAGCAGCAACTGATGGCATCAGTTGAGCTGCGGCAAAAAAATCAGGGGCAATTGGAACTGCTGACAGAGCGTCGAAAAAACTCCCGCCAATCACTCGAGGAGAGACGACGGCAACGGGCTGAGTTGAGTTCAGAACTGAATGAAATTGAAAACCAGATTAAGTCGGAAAAGCGCCGACTGCAGGAACTGACAGCCTCACTGGAAATCAAAACCGCTGAGCTCGAGCTTGCTGCAAATGAAGTGAATCCGGATGCACGTACTGCACTTGAGCAAGAAATTAATCAACTGAATGCTGAGTTGATTGAGATGCATCAGGAGGCCGCCAATGCTAGGAACACCATGAAGCAGGCTGAACAGTCCGCGGGGGATGAGGAGAGGCGTCGAAGGCGAGTTGTTGAGGATCTTCAGCAACGAGCACAGGAAACTGACACGTTGCACGCCAAAGTCGAAGGGCTTATCCGAGAGCAAGAGGAGAAGTCAGACGAAATGAATGCCCTTATCGGGCAGTGGCAGGCTGCAAAGGACCGTTCGGAAGAAGTCACGGGTGAAGAGTCAGAGACCGCTTCAAAGTTGGGTCGTTTACAGTCACAACTGGCGGCTCTGCGCTCTCGCGCAGAATTGTTGCAGGACCTCGAATCTGGTTACGACGGTTATGCTTTTGGAGTACGTTCGGTCTTGCAGGCAGCAGACAAGGGACGGCTTAATGGGATTCACGGTTCTCTTGCTTCACTGCTTCGCGTCGAGAAACGTTATGAGACGGCTATCGAAACCGCCCTTGGCGGCGCGTTACAGAACATTGTGGTTGACGATGAAGAGTCCGCTCGCGTCGCTATCCAAATGCTGAAACAACGACAGGCCGGACGCGCTACCTTTATGCCGCTTACCGTCATTAAGGGACGCTTCTTGAACAATGGCGACTACAACAAAGTGTCTCATCACCAAGGCTTTTTAGACATGGGCAGTGGTCTTGTTCAGACCGATTCAGCTTATCGCTCTGTCATTGAGCACCTCTTGGGAAACGTGATTGTTGCACAAACGCTGCAGTCTGCCAACGAGATTGCCAGACTGGTGAATTACCGGGTACGTATCGTTACATTAGACGGGGACGTTGTGAATCCGGGCGGAACGATGTCAGGCGGGACGCATAGTCGCAAGGGGCCTGGTTTGCTTGGACGCAACCGGGAGCGCAGTCAAGTGGAGCATGAGCTTGAGGAAGGTGGAAAAGAGCGGTCCGAGTTAGAACAAAAGCAACAACAGCTTCGGAATGAATTAGTACAGTTAAAGGCGCGTCAACGCGAGTTGGAAGAGCAGATTGGGACCTATCGCGACGCAATGGGCGACATACAGATTCGGTTGCAGGAAATGAAGACCCGTGAACACCATTCTCAGGAACTTTACGATGCCTTAGTGCTGGAACAGCAACAAATGGATGAGGGCCAGAACGTATGGCGTGATAAAATCGAGCAGGCTGCCGTGCGGTTAAAGAGTATTGAAACAGAACTGGAGAGTATTGAACAGCGTTTGTCGGAGCGCCGAGCGCAGCTAGAAGCACGAGACAAACGACTTGCTGCAGTCCAAGAAAACATGACTGCGATGCGTGTTGAAGTTGCGACGTTAACGCAGGAGAGGGACAGTGTCCACCAAAGAATTCAGGATGCTTTCCAGAGGAGAAGGCGCCTGCTTGAACGCAGCGGGGAACTGAAAAATGAAGAAAGCAGTTTGGAAGTACTCCTCACTGAAACGGAGAACGAAATTGTACGATTGGAAGAACAGAGTACGGAGTTGTCTTATGGAGTGGGCGGCATTGAAGATTCCATTGCGCAGGCAAAAATGCAGCGCAAGGAAGCTGAGGAAAAACTCCGTACAGCTGACGAACGAGTGCGCGAGCAACAGCAGACGGTGCACACTACGGAAGAACAGGTACACCGTGCCGAGGTGCAAGCGGAGCGGGCTGATGTTGAGTTAGGCCATGCGCTTCAACGAATGGGCGATCAGTTCAAAATGACTTACGAATGGGCCAAGGACAACTATCCTGCTCTAGAAAATGTAGAGACAGTGAGAAGTCATGCAGAGGGTCTGCGGCGCAACATCAATCAACTTGGAGAAGTCCAACTGGGGGCCATCGAAGAATGGGACAGGTTGTCAGAACGGCTGACCTTCCTGCGCTCTGAGCGCAGTGATTTGGAAACAGCCAGAATGCAGTTGACGCAGCTTATCGGTGAGATGGACGAGGAGATGTCGCAGCGTTTCGCTGCTACGTTCGAGCAGATTCGCACAGAGTTTCAGGTTGCATTTCGACAACTGTTTAGCGGCGGAAAGGCAGATTTACAGCTGACAGACGCAGACGACCTTCTCAATGCAGGAATTGAAGTGATTGCTCAACCTCCAGGTAAGAAACTGCAGAACTTAAACCTGATGTCTGGCGGTGAGCGCGCTCTGACCGCGATGGCATTGCTGTTTGCAATTCTCAAAATTAAGCCTGTACCCTTTGTGGTCCTGGATGAAGTGGAAGCGGCTCTTGACGAAGCAAATGTCGGTCGATTTGCACAGTATTTGCGAAGTTTCTCAGACGACTCTCAGTTTATTGTCGTGACCCACAGGCGTGGAACAATGGAAGAGGCAGATGTGCTTTATGGCGTTGCGATGCAAGAATCTGGAGTCTCGTCCCTCATTGCCGTAAAACTGAGTGAACTGGAGCCGGATACGGAAACGGCTTGACATAAAAATAGAGAACTTGAAATAGGAACTTGAAATAGGAACTTGAAATAGGAACTTGAAATAGGAGCAGTTGTCGGTTGAATGGAAGGGTGTTGTGAAGTGGGACTGTTTGACAAGTTCAAAAAGGGCCTGACAAAAAGTCGAAATGCAGTCTTTGGACGGATTGGCCAAGCCTTGTCGGGTAAAAAACTAGACGAATCATTGTTTGAAGAACTGGAAGAAGTATTGATTTCCGCAGATGTAGGCGTTGACACTTCCCTGTGGCTCGTCGATGAAGTTCGTAAACAGGCAAAGGCTGAACGCGCACAAGACGGTGGTGAGTTGCCGAGGTTACTTCAAAGCGCCATGGAGAAAGCGCTGAGCGACTGCGACACAGAAATGGCAGTTGCACCAGACGGGCCAAGTCTGTATATGTTTGTCGGCGTCAATGGAGTTGGAAAGACCACTTCAATAGGGAAGTTAGCACGTCACTACTTGGATCAGGGCAAAAAAGTCATTTTGGCTGCTGGGGACACTTTCCGCGCTGCGGCTATTGACCAGTTGCTCGAGTGGGGCGAACGGGCTGGTTGCGATGTTATTCGTCACGCACCGGGCGCCGATCCCGCTGCGGTCATCTACGATGCCATCGTAGCCGGAAAATCGCGGGGCGTAGATGTGATTCTCTGTGATACAGCCGGCCGGCTGCACAACAAAGCCAACCTGATGGCTGAACTAGCGAAGATGGCGAAGGTGGCGAAGCGGGAACTACCGGGATCGCCCCATGAAGTGCTGCTGGTACTGGACGGGACGACGGGTCAAAATGCGTTGAGTCAGACGAAATCGTTTCAGGAAGTGGCAGACGTCACAGGAATTGTTGTGACTAAGTTGGACGGTACTGCCAAAGGCGGTGTGATACTTCCGATTGTCAGGGAATTTGGGCTTTCTGTAAAATGGGTTGGCCTCGGCGAAAGCATTGATGACTTAGAGCCGTTCGACGCATCCATTTATTCCGAGGCGATTTGTCAGATTGACACATGACATTGATTCAGTTTCTCATCAGTCTGTACGTATTCATTGACGCGGCTACCGTTTAAATCACTCCATGCAGACTGGTTCAATCAGGTTATTTAAGTGTGTCAAGTGTCATAGCTTGACATCATTCGGAGGGGCAGTTATGATAGATAAGGTCACGCGTGTAGGACTGCTCTATGATTTTTATGGAGAGTTGCTGACAGCACATCAGCGACAGGTGCTTGAGATGTATTACTTCGACGATTGGTCCCTGTCTGAGGTTGCGGAAGCAGTTGGTGTGAGCCGACAAGCGGTGCATGACAATGTGAAACGTTCAGAAGAACAGTTGGAACACTACGAGTCCATACTGCATCTCTATGACTCGAATGAAGGGACAAAGGCTGCAGTGAAAGACTTACTTGCGGCTTGGAATCGCGCGCGGCAGTTTGTGTCGCGAGAGGCTGCAATTGAAGTGGAGACTGCCCTTCAAGTATTGCGGCAGCGATTTGAGTAAGGAGGGGCAAAGTGCTCGAAGGACTATCGAACAGCCTGCAAAAGGCGTTAGGTAAGCTAAAGTCAAAAGGAAAGCTCACTGAAGAAGATGTCCAATCAGCAATGCGAGAAGTTCGCTTAGCCCTGTTGGCGGCAGACGTCAACGTCAAAGTTGTTAAGGACTTTGTGGGCCGCATTCGCGATAGGGCTGTCGGTCAGGAAGTTCAAAAGAGCTTGACTCCTGGACAGCAGGTTATCAAGGTGGTTCACGAAGAACTTACGCAGTTGATGGGTGGAGAGGAAGCACGCATTAACCTGAGTTCGAAGCCGCCGTCAGTGGTGATGCTGGCAGGTTTGCAAGGCGCAGGTAAGACAACTGCCGCTGCAAAACTGGCTCTGTCCTTCCGCAAGCACAATCACAGGCCGCTTTTGGTAGCGGCTGATGTCTACCGTCCGGCAGCGATTCAGCAGTTAGAAGTGCTTGGGAAGCAAATAGATGTTCCTGTGTTCTCACAAGGTACGGACGCGAACCCAGTGGACATTGCGATTGCGGGTCAGCAGGAGGCCGTTCGTCAGGGCGCTGATATTGTCATTGTCGATACAGCAGGTCGGTTGCACATCGATAATGAGCTCATGCACGAACTTGAGGGAATTAAGCAAGCTGTCGAACCTTCGGAAATTCTGCTCGTGGTGGATGCGATGACAGGGCAGGATGCAGTACACGTTGCGGAGTCGTTTCACGAACAACTGTCCGTTACCGGCGTCATCTTAACGAAGCTTGACGGTGATACTCGCGGCGGTGCGGCTTTGACTGTGCGAGCGGTGACGGGTTGCCCCATTAAGTTTGTGGGTACCGGCGAAAAGATCGAAGCATTGGAGGTCTTCTATCCCGACAGGTTGGCCTCAAGGATTTTAGGCATGGGCGATGTCATGTCTTTGATTGAGAAGGCCCAAGAGACTGTTGACCTTGAGCAGGCCAGAGAAATGGAAGAGAAGCTGCGCAAGGCGGAATTCACCTTGGATGATTTTCGGTCTCAGTTGCAGCAGGTTCGCAATTTGGGTCCTTTAGATCAAATTATGAAAATGCTTCCGGGTGCCAACAAGCTGAAGGGCTTGGAGAACATCAATATGGACGACAAGCGGTTCAATCGCATAGATGCTATCATCTCATCGATGACGAAATCAGAACGGGTAGAACCGTCCGTCATGAATGCGAGTCGCAGACGCCGGGTTGCAAATGGCAGCGGTGTTACCGTGCGTGAAGTGAACCAGGTGCTAAACCAATTCGATCAAATGCGTCAGATGATGAAGCGTTTTTCAGGCGGCAAGGGCGGCAAGAAGATGAGCAAACGTGGCATGATGAGCGCTTTAAAGTCGATGGGCGGCGGTGGACTTGGTAATCTTGGCGGCATGGGAGACACAGAAGCCCTGCAGGAATTGCAGAAGCTTTCTAGTGATGATGGGGAACTGTCAACACCTCGCATTGGCGGCGATGGCAAACGCCGGCACAAGGGCAAGAAGAAGAAAAAGAAATAAAAACAACACATACAACACATTTGGAGGGAATTCATTATGGCAGTAAAGATTCGTTTGAAGCGTATGGGAGCAAAAAAAGCACCTTTCTACCGTTTGGTGGTCGCGGATTCGAGGTCACCGC
Proteins encoded in this window:
- the smc gene encoding chromosome segregation protein SMC, which codes for MFLKRLDIIGFKSFADKTAIEFSPGITAVVGPNGSGKSNISDAIRWVLGEQSARSLRGSKMEDVIFAGSETRRSINFCEVSLTLDNTDRYLPVVYDEVNITRRVYRSGESEYRLNKQACRLKDITELFMDSGLGRESYSIIGQGRIEEMLSTRPEDRRGPFEDAAGIVKFKFRKREATRRLEETANNILRVDDIVSELERQAGPLEQQAERAKTYKKLHGELTSLDISLLVHDIEQLKIRWKQTAEDIAEWKRRREEAAKHLAELEHSASVSRQELDFNLQAAESLQQQLMASVELRQKNQGQLELLTERRKNSRQSLEERRRQRAELSSELNEIENQIKSEKRRLQELTASLEIKTAELELAANEVNPDARTALEQEINQLNAELIEMHQEAANARNTMKQAEQSAGDEERRRRRVVEDLQQRAQETDTLHAKVEGLIREQEEKSDEMNALIGQWQAAKDRSEEVTGEESETASKLGRLQSQLAALRSRAELLQDLESGYDGYAFGVRSVLQAADKGRLNGIHGSLASLLRVEKRYETAIETALGGALQNIVVDDEESARVAIQMLKQRQAGRATFMPLTVIKGRFLNNGDYNKVSHHQGFLDMGSGLVQTDSAYRSVIEHLLGNVIVAQTLQSANEIARLVNYRVRIVTLDGDVVNPGGTMSGGTHSRKGPGLLGRNRERSQVEHELEEGGKERSELEQKQQQLRNELVQLKARQRELEEQIGTYRDAMGDIQIRLQEMKTREHHSQELYDALVLEQQQMDEGQNVWRDKIEQAAVRLKSIETELESIEQRLSERRAQLEARDKRLAAVQENMTAMRVEVATLTQERDSVHQRIQDAFQRRRRLLERSGELKNEESSLEVLLTETENEIVRLEEQSTELSYGVGGIEDSIAQAKMQRKEAEEKLRTADERVREQQQTVHTTEEQVHRAEVQAERADVELGHALQRMGDQFKMTYEWAKDNYPALENVETVRSHAEGLRRNINQLGEVQLGAIEEWDRLSERLTFLRSERSDLETARMQLTQLIGEMDEEMSQRFAATFEQIRTEFQVAFRQLFSGGKADLQLTDADDLLNAGIEVIAQPPGKKLQNLNLMSGGERALTAMALLFAILKIKPVPFVVLDEVEAALDEANVGRFAQYLRSFSDDSQFIVVTHRRGTMEEADVLYGVAMQESGVSSLIAVKLSELEPDTETA
- the ffh gene encoding signal recognition particle protein, with product MLEGLSNSLQKALGKLKSKGKLTEEDVQSAMREVRLALLAADVNVKVVKDFVGRIRDRAVGQEVQKSLTPGQQVIKVVHEELTQLMGGEEARINLSSKPPSVVMLAGLQGAGKTTAAAKLALSFRKHNHRPLLVAADVYRPAAIQQLEVLGKQIDVPVFSQGTDANPVDIAIAGQQEAVRQGADIVIVDTAGRLHIDNELMHELEGIKQAVEPSEILLVVDAMTGQDAVHVAESFHEQLSVTGVILTKLDGDTRGGAALTVRAVTGCPIKFVGTGEKIEALEVFYPDRLASRILGMGDVMSLIEKAQETVDLEQAREMEEKLRKAEFTLDDFRSQLQQVRNLGPLDQIMKMLPGANKLKGLENINMDDKRFNRIDAIISSMTKSERVEPSVMNASRRRRVANGSGVTVREVNQVLNQFDQMRQMMKRFSGGKGGKKMSKRGMMSALKSMGGGGLGNLGGMGDTEALQELQKLSSDDGELSTPRIGGDGKRRHKGKKKKKK
- the ylxM gene encoding YlxM family DNA-binding protein, which produces MIDKVTRVGLLYDFYGELLTAHQRQVLEMYYFDDWSLSEVAEAVGVSRQAVHDNVKRSEEQLEHYESILHLYDSNEGTKAAVKDLLAAWNRARQFVSREAAIEVETALQVLRQRFE
- the ftsY gene encoding signal recognition particle-docking protein FtsY; translation: MGLFDKFKKGLTKSRNAVFGRIGQALSGKKLDESLFEELEEVLISADVGVDTSLWLVDEVRKQAKAERAQDGGELPRLLQSAMEKALSDCDTEMAVAPDGPSLYMFVGVNGVGKTTSIGKLARHYLDQGKKVILAAGDTFRAAAIDQLLEWGERAGCDVIRHAPGADPAAVIYDAIVAGKSRGVDVILCDTAGRLHNKANLMAELAKMAKVAKRELPGSPHEVLLVLDGTTGQNALSQTKSFQEVADVTGIVVTKLDGTAKGGVILPIVREFGLSVKWVGLGESIDDLEPFDASIYSEAICQIDT